The genomic DNA TTTGTTTTGCAAGAGGCTCTTGGCTTAAAAAAGAAAAACTACCCGGAAAGGCATCACCTGGCTGAATCTCCATCTTATCGTAATCTAATGTTCTGCCATCTACACGAGGAGAGGTGCCTGTTTTCATCCTTCCTGTTTCAAACCCTAGTTTCTGCAGTTGCTCAGTCATACCCGTAGCAGCCCTTTCTGCAGAACGACCACCGGCTATTTTTTTTGTACCAATATGAATCATTCCATTTAAAAAGGTCCCATTGGTTAAAATAACCGCTCGACTCTCTATCGTAATACCTAGCGCAGTTTGTACCCCCCGAACCCTTCCATCTTGTATCAACAAGGAGACAACCATATCTTGCCAGAAATCCAGATTGGGCAATGATTCGAGCGCCCTTTTCCAACATTCTGAGAATAACCTTCGATCATTTTGGGTACGAGGACTCCACATTGCTGGCCCCTTTGAGGTATTCAACATTCTAAACTGAATGGCTGACTGATCTGCTACAATACCAGAAAATCCCCCTAAAGCATCTATTTCCCGAATAAGCTGCCCTTTTGCAATACCCCCCATAGCTGGATTGCAAGACATTTGACCAATGGTTTGCAAATTCATCGTAATTAGCAAAACCTTAGCACCCAATTTAGAGGCAGCTGTAGCCGCTTCACACCCTGCGTGCCCACCACCAACTACAATAATGTCATATTTAAGCAACATAGATTTAAAAATGTTTCACGTGAAACATCCAATTAATAATTGGATAAAGAGAAGGATTATCCTTTAAGAGTAGCTTATTTGGCAGCAAGCCCTTAAACTCACTTCCTACTGTGGATCAATGAGATTGATTGTATAATTTAATGATCAAATGGTATATATAACTACTAACCCCACAGAACTCTTTAACAACCCGTTTCTAATGGCGATTTTGAGACTTGCCCATGTTGCTCAACCATAGCTGAATATGTTGCAATGCTCGATTACGTTGTCTCTAAAAATTGTGCATCACAAATAGGTTTCCTAAAAGCCCTAGTAAAGCATGCAACCCTAAATAGGCTGCATGCCTTGTTGCATAGCAATTGACTGACCCATCCCTTCTTTAGGGAGGAGGGACTATACTAGCAACTCTATAGAACAGGGGATTTCTTTTATAAGTAGATCGCGACCAGGAAAGAAAAATGCAATTTCTTCAGCAGCTGTTTCATCTGAATCTGAGCCATGAATAGCATTATAATCGATAGAAGTAGCAAATGCCTTTCTAATGGTACCTTCGGCAGCTTCTGCTGGATTGGTAGCACCCATTAGTTTGCGTAGACCTGCTACTGCTTCTTCTTTTTCTAATACCATAGCTACTACAGGTCCAGAAGCTATGAATTTACACAAGTCTTTATAAAAAGGACGGTCTGCATGGACTGCATAAAAATGCTCCGCAGCAGTTTGTGTCAACTGAAGCATAGACATTGCATGTATAGCAAAGCCTTCTTTTTCTATCATAGCAAGAATAGCACCAATATGGTTGGCACCTACTGCGTCAGGTTTAATCATTGAAAACGTATATCTTCCTTTCATTTTACTAACTGGATAAATGTGACTGGTAAGGGATTGTGCTTGTTTTAGCCCCACGATGGGGACTACACCTTAAACAAACAATTGTATGCATTGAAGTTTCTTAGCAGTTATAACTGGAAAGCATGCTACTATTCTCATGCATATAGCTAAATCTCATCCTGAAATAGGTTAAGGTTTTAGTGCAGGTACTACTACTTCTGAGTACGCTACAAATATAATATTTTTTAGGCCTTAGTCAAGGATTAGGTAGATGGTGTGGTTCCTGACCCCTAATTGCCCAACCCTTTCTTTACTCTAAAGTACTACATCCAGACTATAGTAAGGCAGACTCATGACTATCCCTTTTTAAGCAGCATAAGCGATACTATTTAACTAGAGAGCTTCTGCAAAGCCTATTTCTAATGGAAATTTTGGTGTCGAAGCTTGTCTATGCTCCTCAAATACATCTAGTATGCTGCGGTGCTCGACTGCGCTACCCCTAAAAATTGCTGATCACAAATAGCTTTTACAGAAAGCCTTAGGCCAAAGATGTTGAAAACAATCAGCCCAGTGACAAAAAATAGATTATATTGCAAGCCACCTTTTACTTGACCTGACCCAAAGCAACCTCAATTAGAATCTAGCACAGATGGTACAAAATAGGGAAATAGCTGTAAAACAATTGGGCTTAATAGATTATCAAGAAGCATTGGCGATTCAGGAAGCTTGCTATAAAACTATTGTGGATCGCAAGTGTGGCCATGCTACAGCTCAGCAACCCAACCAAGCCCCACCTGCCGGTTACTTGCTTTTTTGTGAACACCCCCCCGTATATACCCTGGGAAGAAGCGGATCTATCGACCATTTATTGGTCGATACAACCACCTTAGAGACACAGTCGATTGCCCTGTATCATGTAAATAGAGGGGGAGATATTACCTATCATGGACCAGGGCAGTTGGTAGTCTATCCTATTATTGATCTGGAATTTTTTTGTACAGACATACATCGTTACCTGCGCCTGCTTGAAGCATCTGTTGTAGAGACGTTGGCCTATTTTGGAATTCTATCAATGTGTTGCGCTGGGTTAACTGGCGTATGGCTACCGGCAGATAAAACTACAAAACAACCCGATCGAAAGATTTGTG from Cardinium endosymbiont of Philonthus spinipes includes the following:
- the ndk gene encoding nucleoside-diphosphate kinase; this encodes MKGRYTFSMIKPDAVGANHIGAILAMIEKEGFAIHAMSMLQLTQTAAEHFYAVHADRPFYKDLCKFIASGPVVAMVLEKEEAVAGLRKLMGATNPAEAAEGTIRKAFATSIDYNAIHGSDSDETAAEEIAFFFPGRDLLIKEIPCSIELLV
- the lipB gene encoding lipoyl(octanoyl) transferase LipB, with translation MVQNREIAVKQLGLIDYQEALAIQEACYKTIVDRKCGHATAQQPNQAPPAGYLLFCEHPPVYTLGRSGSIDHLLVDTTTLETQSIALYHVNRGGDITYHGPGQLVVYPIIDLEFFCTDIHRYLRLLEASVVETLAYFGILSMCCAGLTGVWLPADKTTKQPDRKICAIGIRVSRWVTMHGLALNITNDLTPFEQIIPCGLHKKVTSMKQELNRHIALMSVSDILGKNILNKLYSV